One part of the Anaerotruncus rubiinfantis genome encodes these proteins:
- the pknB gene encoding Stk1 family PASTA domain-containing Ser/Thr kinase: MDKFLGKKLDGRYEIMEIIGIGGMANVYKAYDVIEDRIVAVKILREEYMDNEDMRRRFKNESKAMAVLNHPNVMRVYDVSFSDRMQSIVMEYIDGITLKEYIEQQGILKWKEAVHFTVQILRALQHAHDKGIVHRDIKPQNIMLLSDGTIKITDFGIARFARSETRTLTDKAIGSVHYISPEQASGGAIDARTDIYSVGVILYEMLTGKVPFEADTPVSVALKQIQSAAVPPRELNPSIPEGLQEITMHAMEKDLNKRYQSAAQMLRDIDEFKRDPSISFEYKYLNMPHAHDETKYSDAIQDVRKSKKDKGKKSKKDKPKRAPIIPVLAGVTAAFVLVSGAFIGWMVWLNNPFATVADATIPTLIGEKYDNVRISPKYEQFNIQVIETDYNNEYGKGIIYDQSPKPGTTVKVNSDIKVKVSTGKLTTTLPDFTGQDAAQVIAQLSEWGVLYDEKSIFDDNIPSGSVVKLTDENGALLPEGSQVAAGDSVAIYVSMGREEKLVTVPDLTIGISLDDAKTLLENFKLKIGRITYEEPDEDEDYPDGTIIKQSPAPDSQVSQNSLIDVTVVGRDDGTIKMTLFIPLPKDVNRIVEMSATMDGQQVARDNVNPSEMKTWKPLFQGEGNVEVNIYFDGELYQMYELDFDLKGHRLINDYSDEFTE, translated from the coding sequence ATGGATAAATTTTTGGGAAAAAAGCTGGACGGCCGCTACGAGATCATGGAGATCATCGGAATCGGCGGGATGGCGAACGTCTACAAGGCTTACGATGTGATCGAGGACCGCATCGTGGCCGTGAAAATCCTGCGTGAGGAATATATGGACAACGAGGATATGCGCCGCCGGTTCAAAAACGAATCGAAGGCGATGGCAGTCCTCAACCATCCGAATGTCATGCGCGTCTATGACGTCAGCTTTTCCGACCGGATGCAGTCGATTGTTATGGAGTATATTGACGGCATCACCCTCAAGGAGTATATCGAGCAGCAGGGTATCCTCAAATGGAAGGAAGCGGTGCATTTCACTGTGCAGATCCTGCGCGCTTTGCAGCACGCCCATGACAAGGGGATTGTCCACCGGGACATCAAGCCCCAGAACATCATGCTGCTTTCGGATGGCACCATCAAGATCACCGATTTCGGTATCGCCCGCTTTGCGCGCAGCGAAACCCGTACCCTCACCGACAAGGCGATCGGTTCGGTTCATTATATCAGCCCGGAACAGGCGAGCGGCGGCGCGATTGACGCGCGCACCGACATTTATTCGGTGGGCGTCATCCTCTATGAGATGTTGACCGGTAAGGTCCCGTTCGAGGCGGACACGCCGGTTTCGGTCGCGCTCAAACAGATCCAGTCGGCGGCTGTCCCGCCGCGCGAGCTGAACCCATCGATTCCGGAGGGCTTACAGGAGATCACTATGCACGCCATGGAAAAGGATCTGAACAAACGCTACCAGAGCGCGGCGCAGATGCTGCGCGATATCGACGAGTTCAAACGCGACCCGTCTATCTCATTTGAATATAAATATCTGAATATGCCGCACGCGCATGACGAAACAAAATATTCCGATGCGATCCAGGATGTGCGCAAGAGCAAGAAGGACAAGGGCAAGAAATCCAAGAAGGACAAGCCCAAGCGCGCCCCGATCATCCCGGTGCTCGCGGGGGTCACGGCGGCGTTCGTGCTCGTTTCGGGCGCGTTCATCGGCTGGATGGTCTGGCTCAATAATCCGTTTGCGACGGTGGCCGACGCGACCATCCCAACGCTCATCGGGGAAAAGTACGACAATGTCCGCATCTCCCCAAAATATGAGCAGTTCAACATCCAGGTGATCGAAACCGACTATAATAACGAATACGGCAAAGGGATCATCTATGACCAGAGCCCCAAACCGGGTACCACGGTCAAGGTCAATTCTGATATCAAAGTCAAGGTCAGTACCGGAAAACTCACCACCACACTTCCGGATTTCACTGGGCAGGATGCGGCGCAGGTGATTGCGCAGCTGAGCGAGTGGGGCGTGCTTTACGACGAAAAATCCATTTTTGACGACAACATCCCGTCTGGCAGCGTGGTCAAGCTCACCGACGAGAACGGCGCGCTGCTGCCGGAGGGGTCACAGGTTGCGGCGGGCGATTCGGTCGCGATCTATGTCAGCATGGGCCGCGAGGAGAAACTGGTCACAGTGCCGGATCTGACCATCGGCATCAGCCTGGACGACGCAAAGACCCTGCTCGAGAACTTTAAGCTCAAGATCGGCCGGATCACCTATGAGGAGCCGGACGAGGACGAAGATTATCCGGACGGAACGATCATCAAGCAGTCCCCGGCGCCAGATTCACAGGTTTCGCAGAATTCGCTCATCGACGTGACGGTGGTCGGCAGGGATGACGGCACCATCAAGATGACTCTCTTCATCCCGCTGCCAAAGGACGTGAACCGGATTGTCGAGATGTCCGCCACAATGGACGGGCAGCAGGTTGCCAGGGACAATGTCAATCCCTCTGAGATGAAAACCTGGAAACCGCTCTTCCAGGGGGAAGGGAATGTGGAAGTCAATATCTATTTTGACGGGGAGCTGTACCAGATGTACGAGCTCGACTTCGATCTCAAGGGACACAGGCTGATCAACGACTACTCGGATGAGTTCACCGAATAA
- the rsgA gene encoding ribosome small subunit-dependent GTPase A, with the protein MDYQTGLIIKATGGFYYVAAGDVIYECRARGLFRKDGVSPLCGDRVKVEVISGTTGCVSEILPRKNALIRPPLANLDTLAVVTSVCDPAPNPLVIDKMLAIACHKGIRPVLVVTKADLGSAGKLQEIYRLAGIDLFTVSDKSDEGIAEIRAALSHGISAFTGNTGVGKSSLLNRIDSRLALATGETSQKLGRGRHTTRHVELYRIGEDGYIADTPGFSAVELERYEVIRKEELADCFPEFAEYTGRCQFTGCSHTVEKGCAVLSALAEGKIHPSRHASYRALYEDAKKIKEWELKGR; encoded by the coding sequence ATGGATTATCAGACAGGACTTATCATCAAAGCGACCGGCGGCTTCTATTATGTAGCCGCCGGTGACGTCATCTATGAATGCCGTGCCCGGGGGCTCTTCCGCAAGGATGGGGTCAGCCCGCTTTGCGGGGACCGGGTGAAGGTGGAGGTGATCTCCGGGACGACCGGCTGCGTCTCGGAGATTTTGCCGCGCAAAAACGCGCTCATCCGCCCGCCGCTTGCAAACCTGGACACGCTGGCGGTTGTGACCTCGGTCTGTGATCCGGCCCCCAATCCGCTCGTGATTGACAAGATGCTGGCGATTGCCTGCCACAAGGGTATCCGGCCAGTCCTGGTCGTCACCAAGGCGGATCTTGGCAGCGCCGGGAAACTCCAGGAGATCTACCGGCTGGCAGGAATCGACCTGTTCACCGTTTCGGACAAGAGCGATGAAGGCATCGCGGAGATCCGCGCGGCGCTCAGCCATGGAATCAGCGCGTTCACCGGCAATACCGGCGTGGGAAAATCGAGCCTTCTGAATCGGATCGACAGCCGCTTGGCGCTGGCCACCGGAGAAACGAGCCAGAAACTTGGCCGTGGAAGGCACACGACCCGTCACGTTGAGCTCTACCGGATCGGGGAGGATGGCTACATCGCGGACACGCCCGGCTTTTCGGCGGTTGAACTCGAACGGTACGAGGTGATCCGCAAGGAAGAACTGGCCGATTGTTTCCCGGAGTTTGCAGAATATACCGGGCGCTGCCAATTCACCGGCTGTTCCCACACGGTGGAAAAAGGCTGTGCGGTCCTCAGCGCACTTGCAGAAGGGAAGATCCACCCCTCGCGGCATGCGAGTTACCGCGCGCTTTACGAGGACGCGAAAAAGATCAAAGAATGGGAATTGAAGGGACGTTAG
- the priA gene encoding replication restart helicase PriA yields MPLIANVVVENATLQFDKPYSYLVPEKMPVRPGCRVVVPFGAGNRTRFGLVLELIERENTARLKKIASLIDEKPLLSSEMVLLARYLRDTTFCGYFDAVRALLPPGIGVALKYTYELAKDASISEDAPQDERQVFDYLSGRGRPVREETLCAALGIAPEAPALRALCEREIVLKSQEVRQRILDEKLVMARLADGIGELSDVTVKITARQKAVIELLLQVGQASVKEICYFAAVGKTVIDRLVKAEVVQLFTREIYRNPYANTGITAEIGSIRLSEEQQAAYEEICAMTTKDEANTALLYGVTGSGKTEVFLRAIKEVLESGRGVIVMVPEISLTPQTIERFHRYFGGRVAVLHSGLSMSERMDEWKRIRDGKADIVVGTRSAVFAPLAKIGLIVMDEEQESSYKSEKSPRFHARDVARVRAAYHKCLLLLASATPSVESFYRARQGKYRLLALRTRYGAAKLPDVTILDMSTQPLEAASSSLSGELIDQLRYNLECGEQSILLLNRRGYNTLVKCAVCATVATCPNCSVAMTYHSANGRLMCHYCGHIQKPDDLCPNCGSRFMRFSGAGTQKVQEELEAIFPDARILRMDMDTTMSRFSHEKHFADFSAGKYDIIIGTQMVAKGLDFPNVTLVGVLSADASLYAQDYRSFERAFSLFTQVVGRSGRAEKAGRAYIQTFTPENPVIALAAAQDYDTFYETEIESRRIHLYPPYCDMIGVGFSGLANLQVRDAARRFLSKLAEVAKNEYPDLPLRVLGPCESQILKIAGKFRWRMAIKCSCNARTREFLWKVVEWYYSQNENRQVSLSIDPRYENSI; encoded by the coding sequence ATGCCGCTCATCGCGAATGTTGTGGTGGAGAACGCCACGCTGCAATTTGATAAGCCATATAGCTACCTGGTTCCGGAAAAAATGCCGGTGCGGCCCGGCTGTCGAGTGGTCGTGCCGTTTGGCGCGGGCAACCGGACCCGGTTCGGTCTGGTGCTCGAACTCATCGAGCGGGAAAATACCGCGCGGCTTAAAAAGATCGCGTCGCTTATCGATGAAAAACCGCTTTTATCATCTGAAATGGTGCTGCTGGCGCGCTATCTGCGCGACACGACCTTCTGCGGCTATTTTGACGCGGTGCGCGCGCTGCTGCCGCCCGGCATCGGCGTGGCGCTCAAATATACCTATGAGCTGGCGAAGGACGCGTCCATCTCGGAGGACGCGCCGCAGGATGAACGGCAGGTCTTTGATTATCTGTCAGGCCGCGGCAGGCCGGTGCGGGAGGAAACCCTCTGCGCCGCGCTTGGAATCGCGCCGGAAGCGCCTGCGCTGCGTGCGCTCTGCGAGCGGGAGATTGTACTCAAATCGCAGGAGGTCCGGCAGCGCATTCTCGATGAAAAACTGGTGATGGCCCGGCTTGCGGACGGGATCGGGGAACTTTCGGATGTAACTGTGAAGATCACAGCCCGCCAGAAGGCGGTGATTGAACTGCTTTTGCAGGTGGGGCAGGCCTCGGTCAAAGAGATCTGCTATTTTGCCGCTGTGGGAAAGACGGTGATCGACCGGCTGGTCAAGGCCGAAGTTGTGCAGCTTTTTACGCGGGAAATTTATCGCAATCCCTATGCAAACACCGGCATCACCGCTGAGATCGGCAGCATCCGGCTTTCGGAAGAACAGCAGGCCGCCTATGAGGAAATCTGCGCGATGACCACAAAGGATGAAGCCAATACGGCGCTGCTCTATGGCGTGACTGGCAGCGGGAAGACCGAAGTTTTCCTGCGCGCGATCAAAGAAGTGCTGGAATCCGGCCGCGGCGTAATCGTCATGGTGCCGGAAATTTCCCTCACGCCGCAGACGATCGAGCGGTTCCACCGGTATTTCGGCGGGCGGGTCGCGGTATTGCACAGCGGCCTTTCCATGAGCGAGCGGATGGATGAATGGAAACGCATCCGTGACGGCAAAGCCGACATCGTGGTCGGCACCCGCAGCGCGGTCTTTGCGCCGCTTGCAAAAATCGGGCTGATCGTCATGGATGAGGAACAGGAAAGCTCCTATAAATCCGAAAAATCCCCGCGTTTCCACGCGCGCGATGTGGCGCGTGTGCGCGCGGCCTATCATAAATGCCTGTTGCTGCTCGCTTCGGCCACGCCGAGTGTCGAGAGCTTTTACCGGGCCAGGCAGGGGAAATACCGCCTGCTGGCTCTGCGCACCCGCTACGGCGCGGCAAAGCTGCCGGATGTGACCATTCTTGATATGTCCACCCAGCCGCTTGAGGCGGCCTCCTCATCCCTTTCAGGCGAGCTTATCGACCAGCTGCGGTATAATCTCGAATGCGGCGAGCAATCGATCCTGCTTTTAAACCGGCGCGGCTACAATACGCTTGTCAAGTGCGCGGTTTGCGCGACGGTGGCGACCTGTCCGAACTGTTCGGTTGCGATGACCTATCACAGCGCGAACGGCCGGCTGATGTGCCACTACTGCGGGCACATCCAGAAGCCGGACGACCTGTGCCCCAACTGCGGGAGCCGTTTTATGCGTTTTTCGGGCGCGGGAACCCAAAAGGTACAGGAAGAACTGGAAGCGATCTTCCCGGACGCGCGGATTTTGCGGATGGATATGGATACCACCATGTCGCGATTTTCACATGAAAAACATTTTGCAGATTTTTCCGCTGGAAAATATGATATAATAATCGGGACACAGATGGTGGCCAAAGGACTCGATTTTCCGAATGTGACGCTGGTCGGCGTGCTTTCGGCCGATGCGTCCCTCTATGCGCAGGACTACCGCAGTTTCGAGCGGGCGTTCTCGCTTTTCACCCAGGTGGTGGGCCGCTCGGGACGCGCCGAAAAGGCCGGCCGGGCGTATATCCAGACCTTCACGCCGGAAAACCCGGTGATCGCGCTGGCGGCGGCACAGGATTACGACACATTTTATGAAACCGAGATCGAAAGCCGCCGCATCCATCTCTACCCACCCTACTGCGATATGATTGGCGTGGGTTTCTCGGGCCTTGCCAATCTACAGGTGCGGGACGCGGCGCGGCGCTTTCTCTCAAAGCTGGCTGAGGTGGCGAAGAATGAATACCCGGACCTGCCGCTGCGGGTGCTCGGTCCGTGTGAAAGCCAGATTTTAAAAATTGCAGGCAAATTTCGATGGCGTATGGCGATCAAATGCAGCTGCAACGCCCGCACACGGGAATTTTTGTGGAAGGTGGTCGAATGGTATTATTCCCAGAACGAAAACCGCCAGGTCTCCCTCTCGATCGACCCGCGGTATGAAAACAGCATCTGA
- a CDS encoding zinc metallopeptidase, translating into MFFDYYYLILVVPALLLAAWAQATVSSTYRKYSQVHSSRRLTGADAARRILDSNGLYNVRIEHIRGELTDHYDPGANVVRLSDNVYSSSSVAALGVAAHECGHAVQHATHYTPLIFRNAIIPVTNFGSKLSIPLIIIGMLLSYGPLIDIGLLLFSLVAIFQLVTLPVEFNASSRALATLENDHFLEPNELRGSKKVLQAAALTYVAALLVTIMQLLRLVLLSRNRRD; encoded by the coding sequence ATGTTTTTTGATTATTACTATCTGATCCTGGTTGTCCCGGCCCTGCTGCTTGCGGCGTGGGCGCAGGCAACGGTCAGCAGCACCTACCGCAAATATTCCCAGGTTCATTCCTCCCGGCGGCTGACCGGCGCGGATGCGGCCCGGCGGATTCTCGATTCCAACGGGCTTTATAATGTGCGCATCGAGCACATCCGCGGGGAGCTGACCGACCATTATGACCCGGGCGCGAATGTTGTGCGCCTTTCGGACAACGTCTATTCGAGCAGCTCGGTGGCTGCGCTCGGCGTGGCGGCGCATGAATGTGGGCACGCGGTGCAGCATGCCACCCATTACACGCCGCTCATCTTCCGAAACGCGATCATCCCGGTCACAAACTTCGGCTCGAAGCTGTCGATCCCGCTCATCATTATTGGGATGCTCCTGTCCTACGGGCCGCTTATTGATATAGGCCTTTTGCTTTTCTCACTGGTGGCGATATTCCAGCTTGTCACCCTGCCGGTCGAGTTCAATGCTTCGTCCCGCGCGCTCGCCACGCTCGAAAACGACCATTTTCTGGAACCGAACGAGCTTCGCGGCTCCAAGAAGGTGTTGCAGGCAGCGGCGCTCACCTATGTGGCGGCGCTGCTCGTGACAATCATGCAGCTCCTGCGGCTGGTGCTGCTTTCCCGCAATCGCCGCGACTAA
- the fmt gene encoding methionyl-tRNA formyltransferase, with the protein MRIVFMGTPDFAVPCLARLIADGHEIAGVFTQPDKPKGRGMKLCPPPVKELALERNLPVYQPEKMKDGAALQILRELKPELIVVVAFGRILPKDILDLPPYGCINVHGSLLPRYRGAAPIQWSVLNGDETAGVTTMYLAEGLDTGDMILKKETPVGPEETSGELFDRLSVLGAEALSETVALIAAGKARRTPQDDSLSCYAPMLTKQDAKIDFTKSAREVHNLVRGMSPWPVAHTTLDGKTLKVHRTRTAEGSGAPGEVLEDGRRLVVACGEGAVEFLEIQAEGSRRMAAADYLRGHPVMKGAKLGL; encoded by the coding sequence ATGCGCATCGTTTTCATGGGAACCCCCGACTTCGCGGTGCCGTGCCTGGCGCGGCTCATCGCGGATGGGCACGAGATTGCGGGCGTCTTTACCCAGCCGGACAAGCCGAAAGGCCGCGGCATGAAGCTCTGCCCGCCGCCGGTCAAAGAGCTGGCGCTCGAGCGAAACCTCCCGGTGTACCAGCCGGAAAAGATGAAGGACGGCGCGGCGCTTCAGATCCTGCGGGAGCTGAAGCCGGAACTGATTGTCGTGGTGGCGTTTGGGCGCATCCTGCCCAAGGACATCCTCGACCTGCCGCCGTACGGCTGCATCAATGTCCACGGCTCGCTGCTGCCCCGTTACCGCGGCGCGGCCCCCATCCAGTGGAGCGTCTTAAACGGGGACGAAACCGCCGGCGTGACCACCATGTATCTGGCCGAAGGGCTTGATACCGGCGACATGATCCTCAAAAAAGAAACCCCGGTCGGCCCGGAAGAAACTTCGGGCGAGCTGTTTGACCGGCTTTCTGTGCTTGGCGCCGAGGCGCTCTCCGAAACGGTGGCGCTTATCGCGGCGGGAAAAGCGAGGCGCACGCCGCAGGACGATTCGCTTTCCTGCTATGCGCCGATGCTCACCAAGCAGGACGCGAAAATCGATTTCACAAAGTCTGCCCGCGAGGTTCATAACCTCGTGCGCGGAATGTCCCCGTGGCCGGTTGCGCACACCACCCTGGACGGCAAAACGCTCAAGGTGCACAGGACGCGAACCGCTGAAGGCAGCGGTGCTCCGGGCGAAGTGCTTGAAGACGGCAGGCGCCTGGTCGTTGCCTGCGGCGAAGGCGCGGTGGAATTTCTGGAAATCCAGGCCGAAGGCAGCCGCCGGATGGCGGCGGCGGATTATCTGCGCGGGCACCCGGTCATGAAGGGCGCGAAGCTCGGCTTGTAA
- the rlmN gene encoding 23S rRNA (adenine(2503)-C(2))-methyltransferase RlmN, with protein MGKQDIKSLTGKELETAVCEMGLPRFRAGQIYSWLHGKRVSTFAEMTNLSAALREQLDEKFYINAIRVKKRLVSNLDGTVKYLYELRDQNCVEAVLMRYRHGNSLCISTQVGCRMGCKFCASTIGGLVRSLTPSEMLDEVYTAQADSGERVDSLVLMGIGEPLDNFDNVMAFLEILSSREGLNLSLRHVSLSTCGLVDKIYELAARKLQLTLSVSLHAPNDAIRNQSMPINKKYSVEELLEACRRYFEVTGRRVSFEYALIAGVNDAPAHAKELAERLRGMAAHVNLIPVNPVKETGYQRGSREAVERFRAALERYGVNATVRRELGADIAAACGQLRRQETL; from the coding sequence ATGGGTAAACAGGACATCAAATCCTTAACAGGCAAGGAACTTGAAACGGCGGTCTGTGAAATGGGCCTGCCGCGTTTTCGCGCGGGACAGATTTACAGCTGGCTGCACGGGAAACGGGTATCCACATTTGCTGAAATGACCAACCTTTCGGCGGCGCTTCGTGAACAGCTTGATGAAAAATTTTACATAAACGCCATCCGCGTCAAAAAAAGACTTGTTTCCAACCTGGATGGTACGGTAAAATATCTTTATGAGCTGCGTGACCAAAACTGTGTGGAAGCGGTGCTGATGCGTTACCGCCACGGCAATTCGCTCTGCATCTCCACGCAGGTCGGATGCCGGATGGGCTGCAAATTCTGCGCCTCGACCATCGGCGGGCTGGTGAGAAGCCTCACGCCGTCCGAAATGCTCGACGAGGTCTACACAGCGCAGGCCGATTCGGGCGAGCGGGTCGACAGTCTGGTGCTGATGGGCATCGGCGAACCGCTCGACAATTTCGATAATGTGATGGCGTTTTTGGAGATCCTTTCCTCCAGGGAGGGACTGAACCTTAGCCTGCGGCATGTGTCGCTGTCGACCTGCGGGCTGGTCGACAAGATCTATGAGCTCGCCGCGCGCAAATTGCAGCTGACTTTGTCCGTTTCGCTGCACGCGCCGAATGATGCCATCCGCAACCAGTCGATGCCAATTAATAAAAAGTATAGCGTTGAAGAGCTTCTGGAGGCCTGCCGCCGGTATTTTGAAGTCACAGGGCGGCGAGTCTCGTTTGAATATGCACTGATCGCCGGTGTGAACGATGCGCCCGCGCATGCAAAAGAGCTTGCAGAGCGCCTGCGCGGCATGGCGGCGCATGTGAACCTGATCCCGGTCAATCCGGTGAAGGAGACCGGTTATCAGCGCGGGAGCCGCGAGGCGGTCGAACGTTTTCGAGCCGCGCTCGAACGGTACGGGGTGAACGCAACTGTACGCCGGGAGCTTGGCGCGGACATTGCGGCGGCCTGCGGACAGCTGCGCCGCCAGGAAACCCTTTGA
- the rsmB gene encoding 16S rRNA (cytosine(967)-C(5))-methyltransferase RsmB: MKDARCTAAQALMRQYSANAYSNLVIEPLIAKNRLSPRDAAFASALFYTALERMLTLDHILRKYCSRPPERLDQTVRAALQLGLCQLLYMDGVDDYAAVNESVSLTKALGAARASGMVNGVLRSFLRDGKEIPPVRGGKAEQLVVEYSCPAWLIERWLSAYGEETALRMLAGSLGRPPIYLRANTVKTTARALAARLEAEGVRAIPEPAPEGCLLAEGKFAVETLPAYRDGLFHVQDKASQFTAAALGALPGERVLDLCAAPGGKTFTIAELMGNQGEVVARDLHEKRARLVAGGAKRLGLTIVSASAGDAAVFDETLGSFDRVLCDVPCSGFGIIRRKPEIKYKPMESIQNLPGIQYKILQTAAHYLKAGGTLVYSTCTLLPEENERVVALFCGEHPDFSLENQETYTGETVDTDGFFVSVLRKR, translated from the coding sequence ATGAAAGATGCACGCTGCACGGCGGCGCAGGCGCTGATGCGCCAGTATTCCGCCAACGCCTACTCAAACCTTGTGATCGAGCCGCTGATTGCCAAAAACAGGCTTTCCCCACGTGACGCGGCCTTTGCTTCGGCGCTTTTCTATACCGCGCTCGAGCGGATGCTCACGCTCGACCACATTCTGCGCAAATACTGCTCCCGTCCGCCCGAAAGGCTCGATCAGACGGTGCGGGCAGCTTTGCAGCTCGGCCTTTGCCAGCTGCTTTACATGGACGGCGTGGACGACTACGCGGCTGTGAATGAGAGCGTCAGCCTGACGAAAGCGCTCGGCGCGGCAAGGGCCTCCGGCATGGTGAACGGCGTGCTGCGTTCCTTCCTGCGCGATGGGAAGGAGATTCCGCCCGTCAGAGGCGGCAAGGCCGAACAGCTCGTGGTGGAATACTCCTGCCCGGCCTGGCTCATCGAACGCTGGCTTTCGGCCTACGGCGAAGAGACCGCGCTGCGCATGCTTGCGGGCTCGCTTGGCCGCCCCCCCATTTACCTGCGCGCCAACACGGTGAAAACCACCGCGCGGGCGCTCGCTGCCCGGCTCGAGGCCGAAGGCGTGCGGGCAATTCCCGAACCGGCGCCGGAAGGATGCCTTCTGGCGGAGGGAAAATTTGCGGTCGAAACGCTCCCGGCCTATCGGGACGGCCTTTTCCATGTGCAGGACAAGGCCTCGCAGTTCACGGCGGCGGCGCTCGGCGCCCTGCCCGGTGAACGGGTGCTTGACCTGTGCGCCGCGCCCGGCGGCAAGACCTTCACGATTGCCGAGCTGATGGGAAACCAGGGGGAAGTCGTCGCGCGCGACCTGCATGAAAAGCGTGCCCGGCTGGTTGCCGGCGGCGCGAAACGGCTCGGCCTCACAATCGTTTCGGCTTCGGCGGGGGACGCGGCTGTTTTTGATGAAACGCTCGGCAGCTTTGACCGGGTGCTCTGTGATGTACCGTGCTCCGGTTTTGGAATTATCCGCCGCAAGCCGGAAATCAAGTATAAACCGATGGAAAGCATCCAGAACCTTCCGGGGATCCAGTATAAAATTCTCCAAACCGCCGCACACTATTTAAAGGCGGGTGGTACGCTCGTTTATTCGACCTGTACGCTGCTCCCCGAAGAAAATGAACGGGTCGTTGCGCTTTTTTGCGGGGAACATCCGGATTTCTCCCTTGAAAACCAGGAAACCTACACCGGGGAAACGGTGGATACTGACGGATTCTTTGTATCCGTCCTCAGAAAACGGTGA
- a CDS encoding Stp1/IreP family PP2C-type Ser/Thr phosphatase gives MIRIFAGTDKGRVRPINQDAFVYEVLDDNTAYAVLCDGMGGESGGHIASSKAVEIIGQALSRGLNAHPLASSVKPMLISAITAANAVIFEMSENDKNLRGMGTTVVAAVVRDDLLCIAHAGDSRAYLFAQDTGKLRRLTRDHSVVQLLVDNGEITEEEAKKHPKRNYITRALGVERMIELEYSETPFAAGRLLLCSDGLYSFAPPEEHLDLVGTCASEQDVFLLIDEANKAGGSDNITAVIIAK, from the coding sequence TTGATACGAATCTTTGCCGGGACCGATAAGGGACGGGTGCGGCCGATCAATCAGGACGCTTTCGTTTATGAAGTGCTGGATGACAACACGGCCTATGCTGTGCTGTGCGATGGCATGGGCGGTGAAAGCGGCGGGCACATCGCCAGTTCGAAGGCAGTCGAGATCATCGGGCAGGCGCTTTCAAGAGGGCTCAATGCCCATCCGCTGGCTTCGTCGGTCAAACCGATGTTGATTTCCGCCATCACGGCTGCGAACGCCGTGATCTTTGAGATGAGCGAAAACGACAAGAACCTGCGCGGTATGGGCACCACGGTGGTGGCTGCGGTCGTGCGGGACGATCTTTTGTGCATTGCGCACGCGGGAGACAGCCGTGCCTACCTGTTCGCACAGGATACCGGCAAGCTCCGGCGGCTCACCCGCGACCACAGCGTGGTGCAGCTTCTGGTGGACAACGGCGAAATCACCGAGGAGGAAGCCAAGAAGCACCCCAAGCGCAACTATATCACCCGGGCGCTCGGCGTGGAGCGGATGATTGAACTGGAATATTCCGAAACCCCCTTTGCCGCCGGACGGCTGCTTCTCTGTTCGGATGGGCTTTATAGTTTTGCGCCGCCGGAGGAGCATCTCGACCTGGTGGGTACCTGCGCGAGCGAGCAGGATGTTTTCCTGCTTATTGACGAGGCGAATAAAGCAGGTGGATCTGACAATATTACAGCCGTGATTATTGCGAAATAG
- the def gene encoding peptide deformylase has protein sequence MALRNILKNGDERLRKKSRPVTDFNERLWMLLDDMAETMRDSDGVGLAAPQVGILRRVVVIDVGDGLVELVNPVITETEGDQYGGEGCLSVPGEWGMVHRPQKLVVKAQDRHGKEIELPAEDYFAVAVCHETDHLDGILFIDRADRMLTPEEMEESQEEE, from the coding sequence ATGGCACTTCGTAATATTTTAAAAAACGGCGACGAGCGGCTGCGAAAAAAAAGCCGCCCGGTCACCGATTTCAACGAACGGCTCTGGATGCTCTTAGACGACATGGCCGAAACGATGCGTGACAGCGACGGGGTGGGGCTTGCCGCGCCGCAGGTCGGCATCCTGCGCCGGGTTGTGGTGATCGACGTGGGCGACGGGCTTGTCGAGCTTGTAAACCCTGTGATCACCGAAACGGAAGGGGATCAGTACGGCGGCGAGGGCTGCCTTTCGGTGCCGGGCGAGTGGGGCATGGTGCACCGTCCGCAGAAACTGGTCGTCAAAGCACAGGACCGCCATGGCAAAGAGATCGAATTGCCTGCGGAGGACTATTTCGCGGTGGCGGTCTGCCATGAAACCGACCATTTGGATGGAATCCTGTTTATCGACCGTGCCGACCGGATGCTGACTCCGGAGGAAATGGAAGAATCCCAAGAGGAGGAATGA